The following proteins are encoded in a genomic region of Kosakonia oryzae:
- a CDS encoding acetyl-CoA C-acetyltransferase: MKDTDIVILGAARTAIGSLNGSLANISSPKLGSIVIKSLLEKSHISEKEVDEVIIGQVLTAGCGQNPARQTLIHSGISQDVPALTINKVCGSGMKALQLAYQSLKCGEAELIIAGGQENMSQSPHILPHSRNGMKMGNWQMQDSMVNDGLWDAFHDYHMGMTAENIAEKYGITREEQDEFALASQRKAAAALETSRFDSEIAPVVIIKPGKEPIVVEKDEFPRPQTTREGLAKLRPAFKKEGTVTAGNASGVNDGAAMVILATAKKARELGITPLGRVVEFATSGVAPEIMGTGPIEASRNVLKKSNWQVSNLDLIEANEAFAAQAIAVNREMGWDLTKVNVNGGAIALGHPIGASGARIFVSLIHEMQRRKSKKGLATLCIGGGMGIAVTVEMD; the protein is encoded by the coding sequence ATGAAGGACACTGATATTGTTATACTTGGTGCAGCAAGGACAGCTATTGGCTCGCTTAATGGTTCCCTTGCCAATATATCTTCACCTAAACTGGGATCTATAGTGATTAAATCACTTCTTGAAAAATCTCATATTTCAGAAAAAGAGGTGGATGAAGTAATCATTGGTCAGGTTTTAACGGCGGGGTGTGGGCAAAATCCAGCGCGACAAACATTAATTCATTCCGGTATTTCACAGGATGTTCCCGCGCTGACAATTAATAAAGTTTGTGGCTCAGGAATGAAAGCATTACAGCTTGCATATCAGTCATTAAAGTGCGGTGAAGCGGAGCTGATTATTGCGGGCGGGCAAGAAAATATGAGTCAGTCGCCGCATATTCTCCCTCACTCCCGTAATGGAATGAAAATGGGCAACTGGCAAATGCAGGACAGCATGGTTAATGATGGATTATGGGACGCATTCCATGATTATCACATGGGGATGACCGCGGAAAATATCGCGGAGAAATATGGCATTACGCGTGAAGAGCAGGATGAATTTGCGCTGGCCTCACAGCGTAAAGCCGCTGCGGCTCTTGAGACTTCCCGTTTTGACAGCGAGATTGCGCCGGTTGTTATTATCAAACCCGGTAAAGAACCCATCGTAGTTGAAAAAGATGAATTTCCGCGTCCGCAAACTACGCGTGAAGGGCTGGCAAAATTACGCCCGGCTTTCAAGAAAGAGGGAACCGTAACCGCCGGCAACGCTTCCGGGGTAAATGATGGCGCGGCTATGGTTATTTTGGCTACTGCGAAAAAAGCCAGAGAACTGGGTATTACGCCGCTTGGCCGGGTCGTTGAATTTGCGACCTCAGGCGTTGCACCGGAAATAATGGGAACCGGGCCGATTGAAGCTTCCCGAAATGTACTTAAAAAATCAAACTGGCAGGTCAGCAATCTTGATCTCATTGAAGCCAATGAAGCGTTTGCGGCGCAGGCTATCGCGGTTAATCGAGAAATGGGCTGGGATCTGACGAAAGTGAATGTTAATGGCGGCGCCATTGCTCTCGGTCACCCTATTGGCGCGTCTGGCGCCCGTATTTTTGTGTCGTTAATTCATGAAATGCAGCGCCGGAAAAGTAAAAAAGGTCTGGCGACATTATGCATTGGCGGCGGCATGGGTATTGCTGTCACGGTTGAGATGGATTAA
- the phbB gene encoding acetoacetyl-CoA reductase, whose translation MEEKVALVTGGIRGIGEKISLRFLKEGYRVVAFDNDAGRLNDWAETQKAAGFEKIDTVVCDVSDYEQCQAAVASVLNKYDHIDALVNNAGITRDATFKKMDKSQWDAVIQVNLNSMFNMTKPVIENMLTNQRGRIINMSSINGQKGQFGQANYSAAKAGVHGFTKALAQEVARKNITVNTISPGYINTEMMQAIPDDVLENIKAQIPVGRLGEADEIAELVLYLCGDKSGYITGSNIAINGGQHMC comes from the coding sequence ATGGAAGAAAAAGTTGCACTGGTAACGGGCGGAATTCGGGGCATTGGTGAAAAAATTAGCCTGCGATTTCTTAAAGAAGGTTACCGGGTCGTTGCGTTTGATAATGATGCCGGTCGGCTGAATGACTGGGCTGAAACGCAAAAAGCCGCAGGCTTTGAAAAAATTGATACGGTTGTTTGTGATGTCAGTGATTATGAACAATGTCAGGCGGCCGTTGCCTCGGTATTGAATAAATACGACCACATTGATGCCCTGGTTAATAATGCCGGCATCACCCGGGATGCCACATTTAAGAAAATGGATAAATCCCAGTGGGATGCGGTGATTCAGGTTAACCTGAATAGCATGTTTAATATGACCAAACCGGTGATTGAGAATATGTTAACCAATCAACGCGGTCGCATAATTAACATGTCATCTATTAACGGTCAGAAAGGGCAGTTTGGCCAGGCTAATTACTCTGCGGCTAAAGCTGGCGTGCACGGTTTTACCAAAGCGCTGGCGCAGGAAGTCGCGCGTAAAAACATTACCGTAAACACCATTTCTCCAGGATATATCAATACGGAAATGATGCAGGCGATTCCGGATGATGTGCTGGAAAATATTAAAGCGCAAATTCCGGTTGGCCGTCTTGGCGAAGCCGATGAAATCGCAGAGCTTGTGTTATATCTCTGCGGTGATAAATCAGGTTATATCACCGGCTCTAACATTGCCATTAATGGTGGCCAGCATATGTGTTAA
- a CDS encoding phosphate acyltransferase has product MLKQLDSFLELAKRKSQKTIAVAAAEDAFALDAIRMIIVQGLGRAILVGCREKIVTIAGRLDFDIREVEIIDLPDKTQACNKAVELVKSGKADILMKGLVDSPVYLRAILNKTFGIAESSLVTQMAFIQSPFYRKLFAITDAGINISPTKQDKKIMVTQSVDLLHRLDISNPKVALIAAVEHATPAIQATVDAAELSEERFENCIVEGPLSVDLAFSHDSCRHKGLDTRVGGDVDLIVLPDVNSANVFYKTVMQLGSASSASVLTGTSAPVVFTSRSDTATTKYFSIACAIAQCKD; this is encoded by the coding sequence ATGCTAAAGCAGCTAGATTCATTTTTAGAGTTAGCCAAAAGAAAAAGTCAGAAAACCATTGCAGTAGCTGCTGCGGAGGATGCTTTTGCGCTTGATGCGATCAGGATGATCATCGTGCAGGGGTTAGGTCGCGCTATTTTAGTTGGTTGCCGCGAAAAGATCGTCACTATTGCCGGGCGTCTGGATTTTGATATCAGAGAAGTTGAAATTATTGATCTTCCCGATAAAACGCAAGCGTGTAATAAAGCTGTGGAGCTGGTGAAGTCAGGAAAGGCCGATATTTTAATGAAAGGCCTGGTCGACAGCCCTGTTTATCTGCGGGCAATCCTCAATAAGACCTTCGGGATTGCTGAATCCAGCCTGGTCACGCAGATGGCTTTTATTCAGAGTCCTTTTTATAGAAAATTATTCGCTATTACTGATGCCGGAATTAATATTTCCCCGACAAAACAGGATAAAAAAATCATGGTTACGCAGTCGGTGGATTTACTCCATCGGCTGGACATCAGTAATCCGAAAGTTGCGCTCATCGCCGCCGTGGAACACGCCACGCCTGCAATCCAGGCAACGGTAGATGCAGCGGAATTAAGCGAAGAACGTTTCGAAAACTGCATTGTTGAAGGGCCGCTCTCTGTCGATCTGGCGTTTAGCCACGATTCCTGTCGGCATAAAGGGCTGGATACGCGGGTCGGCGGCGATGTTGATTTAATCGTGCTGCCCGATGTCAACAGCGCAAACGTCTTCTATAAAACCGTGATGCAGCTCGGCAGCGCTTCAAGCGCCAGTGTCCTGACAGGTACTTCCGCTCCCGTGGTATTTACTTCGCGCTCGGACACGGCCACCACGAAGTATTTTTCTATTGCTTGTGCAATAGCTCAGTGTAAGGACTAG
- the buk gene encoding butyrate kinase produces the protein MYILVINPGSTSTKLAIYNNRTQLICRTYSHNEAELGPYSNILEQKQFRKEIILRMLHEHGFRTKDMDLFVGRGGLVRYLESGVYRINDAYLHDASVGLNGEHASNLGAILAWELAKDADKENMAYTVDPVVVDECDPIAKISGMPEISRVGAFHALNQKAVAHRYAIQVEKPYASLNLIVAHLGGGISVGAHRDGRIVDVNSALGGDGPFSPERVGRLPCLALLKLCFSGEYTYDALKKKLIGEGGVFGYLGTKDIRDVEQLISDGNQKALEVLEAMAYQVAKEIASCAAVLAGRVDAIILTGGVAWSGRVINDIRKRISFITPEIIVYPGEDELFALVDGALSAIEGRRELLEY, from the coding sequence ATGTATATTCTGGTCATTAATCCTGGATCAACTTCAACTAAGTTGGCGATTTATAACAACAGAACGCAACTGATTTGCCGGACATATAGCCATAACGAAGCTGAGTTAGGCCCGTATTCAAATATCCTGGAACAAAAACAATTCCGCAAAGAAATCATTCTTCGCATGTTACATGAGCATGGTTTCCGAACCAAAGATATGGATCTGTTTGTCGGGCGCGGCGGGCTGGTCCGCTATCTTGAAAGTGGTGTTTACCGTATTAACGACGCCTACTTACACGATGCAAGCGTGGGTCTTAACGGTGAGCATGCTTCAAATCTCGGCGCAATTCTGGCCTGGGAACTGGCAAAAGACGCTGATAAAGAGAATATGGCTTATACCGTCGATCCGGTGGTGGTGGATGAGTGTGATCCCATCGCTAAAATCTCCGGCATGCCGGAAATATCGCGGGTCGGCGCTTTTCATGCCCTTAACCAGAAAGCGGTTGCCCATCGTTACGCCATTCAGGTGGAAAAACCCTATGCCAGCCTGAATTTAATCGTTGCGCACCTGGGGGGTGGCATCAGCGTCGGCGCTCACCGCGATGGACGGATTGTTGATGTGAATTCCGCATTAGGCGGCGATGGACCGTTCTCGCCGGAGCGAGTGGGTCGTCTCCCTTGCCTGGCTTTATTAAAGCTCTGTTTTTCTGGTGAATATACTTATGATGCGCTGAAGAAAAAGCTCATTGGTGAAGGCGGTGTGTTTGGCTATTTAGGCACGAAAGACATTCGCGATGTTGAGCAGCTAATCAGCGATGGAAATCAAAAAGCGTTAGAGGTGCTTGAGGCGATGGCTTACCAGGTCGCCAAAGAGATCGCCTCATGCGCGGCTGTTCTCGCGGGCCGCGTCGATGCCATTATCCTCACCGGAGGCGTTGCCTGGAGCGGCAGAGTGATTAATGACATTCGTAAACGCATCAGCTTTATTACCCCAGAAATTATCGTTTACCCCGGCGAGGATGAATTGTTTGCTCTGGTTGACGGAGCACTGTCGGCAATAGAAGGCCGAAGAGAATTACTGGAATATTAA
- a CDS encoding ABC transporter substrate-binding protein, protein MSSLLNSLKTKPTRFTLALKIALLSSLVAFSSASFADEPLKEGITPATDASQIPAAAKLRKDTVVAGISEPQGIFNPYFFVNGWDENVTNVIFSRLIDWDSHGNLVPGLAESWSVSPDNKVYTIKLRPNLTFSDGSPLTAEDVAFTLTVLYDPKYDGDTDITLANIAGGAEYKAGKADSVSGLKVIDPLTLQVTTTQPGATTLAKIGGPVLSKAYYGKGYQRGNLDYLRTLHGKPLGNGPYVYEKYIPGQEIRFHANTHFYRGTPPTPRFIYRVTNPSTNFQLFQTGETDYDAFTSRPDDIEQLKMLGFANINLYGSSDYSKVEFNVRRPALQDVKVRQALIYGLDRQKLIDVVYQGYGKVAIEPIAPISWAYNTDGVNPYKFDPAQAKKLLDEAGWKPGPDGIRVKDGKRLELTLLVSKKVLNDALIPIAKENWQQIGVLLKPQVVDFNALMAQRKAGNYDLASFSTSTLNDPHDGVWDYYSTEAKESGYNNPQVDKLINEGNAVLDVEKRKPIYHQLYKVLADDPPAILLGNREILSASSARVTGFKPDIYNGLTGSLPDVKIVK, encoded by the coding sequence TTGTCCAGCTTACTGAATAGCTTAAAAACAAAACCCACGCGCTTTACTCTGGCGCTGAAAATCGCGTTACTCAGCAGCCTGGTGGCTTTCTCTTCAGCCTCTTTCGCCGATGAACCCTTAAAAGAGGGCATTACGCCAGCCACCGATGCCAGCCAAATTCCGGCGGCGGCTAAGCTGCGTAAAGACACGGTGGTGGCAGGCATCTCTGAACCGCAGGGTATTTTTAACCCCTATTTCTTTGTTAACGGCTGGGACGAGAACGTCACCAACGTGATTTTCTCACGCCTGATCGACTGGGACAGCCACGGCAATCTGGTGCCTGGCCTGGCGGAAAGCTGGAGCGTCAGCCCGGACAACAAGGTCTATACCATTAAGCTGCGCCCGAACCTGACTTTCAGCGACGGTTCGCCGCTGACCGCCGAAGACGTGGCGTTTACCCTGACCGTGCTGTATGACCCGAAATACGATGGCGATACCGATATCACCCTCGCTAATATTGCGGGCGGCGCGGAGTATAAAGCCGGGAAAGCTGATAGCGTTAGCGGCCTGAAAGTGATCGACCCGCTGACCTTACAGGTCACCACCACGCAGCCAGGTGCGACAACGCTGGCGAAAATCGGCGGCCCGGTGCTGTCGAAAGCGTATTACGGTAAAGGGTATCAACGCGGCAACCTCGATTATCTGCGCACGCTGCACGGTAAACCGCTGGGCAACGGGCCGTATGTCTATGAAAAATATATTCCGGGCCAGGAGATTCGTTTCCACGCCAATACCCATTTCTACCGTGGCACACCGCCGACGCCGCGCTTTATCTACCGCGTGACCAACCCGTCCACTAACTTCCAGTTGTTCCAGACCGGCGAAACCGATTACGACGCGTTTACTTCGCGTCCGGATGATATCGAACAACTGAAAATGCTGGGCTTCGCCAATATCAACCTGTATGGCTCCAGCGACTACAGCAAAGTGGAATTCAACGTACGTCGCCCGGCGTTGCAGGACGTGAAAGTGCGTCAGGCGCTGATTTACGGCCTTGACCGCCAGAAGCTGATCGATGTGGTTTATCAGGGCTACGGCAAAGTAGCGATTGAACCTATCGCCCCGATTTCATGGGCGTATAACACCGACGGCGTGAACCCGTACAAATTCGACCCGGCGCAGGCGAAGAAACTGCTCGATGAAGCGGGCTGGAAACCGGGGCCGGATGGCATCCGCGTGAAAGACGGTAAACGCCTGGAGCTGACGCTGCTGGTGAGCAAGAAAGTGCTGAACGATGCACTGATCCCCATCGCCAAAGAGAACTGGCAGCAGATTGGCGTGCTGCTGAAACCGCAGGTGGTGGATTTCAACGCCCTGATGGCGCAGCGTAAAGCGGGCAACTATGACCTGGCCTCTTTCAGCACCAGCACGCTCAACGATCCGCATGATGGCGTGTGGGATTACTACAGCACGGAAGCGAAAGAGTCCGGCTATAACAATCCGCAGGTTGATAAGCTGATCAACGAGGGCAATGCGGTGCTGGATGTGGAAAAACGCAAACCGATTTATCACCAGCTGTATAAAGTGCTGGCGGACGATCCACCGGCGATTCTGCTGGGTAACCGCGAGATTCTGTCGGCCAGCAGCGCCCGCGTCACCGGCTTTAAGCCGGATATCTACAACGGACTGACCGGTAGCCTGCCGGATGTGAAAATCGTCAAGTAA
- a CDS encoding ABC transporter permease — MRNFILRRLLQTLPMLLLASLIIFMLFAKTPGDFIDGNITLTAARAAELKAIYGLDQPLFSRYLHWLGQLLRGDLGFSLQYQIPVSQLLNQYIWNSFLLASVALVFYWGIGLAVGIASALKPNSLFDHLVSVVVFAAMSFPTFFLCLLLIKWFAVDLHWLPVGGMTNTGSDDSGWAWVMQVAAHLVLPVMALVMLQAGSLTRYFRASMLDVVKMDFIRTARAKGLRERTVILKHALRNALLPIITLLGFELPGLFSGAIITEKVFNWPGAGHIHIDSLAARDYPVLMGFTLFLAVLTIVGNLIADVLYAWADPRIRVRS; from the coding sequence ATGCGAAATTTTATCCTCAGGCGACTGCTGCAAACCCTGCCAATGCTGCTGCTCGCATCACTGATTATTTTTATGCTGTTCGCGAAAACGCCGGGTGACTTTATCGACGGTAACATTACCCTCACCGCCGCCCGCGCCGCCGAACTGAAAGCCATTTATGGACTCGATCAACCGCTCTTCAGCCGTTATTTGCACTGGCTCGGCCAGTTGCTGCGCGGCGATTTGGGGTTCTCGTTGCAATACCAAATCCCGGTGAGTCAGCTACTTAATCAGTACATCTGGAACTCGTTCCTGTTGGCAAGCGTTGCGCTGGTGTTTTACTGGGGCATCGGGCTGGCGGTGGGCATTGCCTCGGCGCTGAAACCCAATTCGCTGTTCGATCATCTGGTCAGCGTGGTGGTGTTCGCCGCCATGTCATTCCCGACCTTTTTCCTCTGCCTGCTGCTGATTAAGTGGTTCGCGGTCGATCTGCACTGGTTGCCGGTGGGCGGCATGACCAACACCGGCAGCGACGACAGCGGCTGGGCGTGGGTGATGCAGGTCGCTGCGCATCTGGTGTTGCCGGTCATGGCGCTGGTGATGTTGCAGGCGGGCAGCCTGACGCGCTACTTCCGCGCCAGCATGCTGGACGTGGTGAAGATGGATTTTATCCGCACCGCGCGCGCCAAAGGGCTGCGCGAACGGACGGTGATCCTCAAACACGCGCTGCGCAATGCGTTGCTGCCGATCATCACCCTGCTCGGTTTTGAGCTACCGGGGCTGTTTTCCGGCGCGATCATCACCGAAAAGGTGTTTAACTGGCCGGGCGCGGGGCATATCCATATTGATTCGCTGGCCGCCCGCGATTACCCGGTGCTGATGGGGTTTACCCTGTTTCTGGCGGTATTAACCATTGTTGGCAACCTGATTGCCGATGTGCTGTACGCGTGGGCCGACCCGCGCATTCGCGTGAGGTCGTGA
- the opp4C gene encoding oligopeptide ABC transporter permease — protein sequence MFGSLFSTNRRLRKADIPALAQATPSPWRQAWKALRHNHLAMLCLVLLVVMTIWCVLGPVWSPWKDDATDALMINKPPGAEHWLGTDFLGRDIYTRLLLAGRISLIIGLLTMLLSVALGYLLGAISGYAGGWTDKLIMRLADLVMTIPSLPLLIVAGAMLSELDFSSDSRIYMVVVMLSLLEWPKLARLVRGQILSLRERDFMLATQVLGLSSRRRLFGHLLPNTIPILVVMATMAVANAILMESALSYLGLGVVPPTPSWGNMMDAANSLIDFQRRPWLWMPPGIAIFLTVIAINVLGDGLRDALDPKMKRSLK from the coding sequence ATGTTCGGTTCTCTTTTCTCAACGAATCGCCGCCTGCGCAAGGCGGACATTCCGGCGCTGGCGCAGGCCACGCCCTCTCCGTGGCGTCAGGCGTGGAAAGCGCTGCGCCACAATCATCTGGCGATGCTGTGCCTGGTTCTGCTGGTGGTCATGACCATCTGGTGCGTGCTGGGGCCAGTGTGGTCGCCGTGGAAAGATGACGCCACCGACGCGCTGATGATCAACAAACCGCCTGGCGCAGAGCACTGGCTGGGCACCGATTTTCTTGGCCGCGACATCTATACCCGCTTGCTGCTTGCCGGGCGTATCTCGCTGATTATTGGCCTGCTGACCATGCTGCTGTCGGTGGCGCTGGGCTACCTGCTGGGCGCGATCTCCGGTTATGCCGGCGGCTGGACGGACAAACTGATTATGCGCCTCGCGGATCTGGTGATGACGATTCCCAGCCTGCCGCTGCTGATTGTCGCCGGAGCGATGTTGTCAGAGCTCGATTTCTCGTCTGATTCGCGCATCTATATGGTGGTGGTGATGCTCAGCCTGCTGGAGTGGCCGAAGCTGGCGCGGCTGGTGCGTGGGCAAATCCTCTCGCTGCGCGAACGCGATTTTATGCTGGCGACACAGGTTTTGGGCCTCTCTTCGCGCCGCCGCCTGTTCGGCCATCTGTTGCCGAACACCATTCCCATTCTGGTGGTGATGGCGACGATGGCGGTGGCAAACGCCATCCTGATGGAATCCGCGCTCAGCTATCTCGGCCTTGGCGTCGTACCGCCAACGCCCTCATGGGGCAATATGATGGATGCGGCCAACAGCCTGATCGACTTTCAGCGTCGCCCATGGTTGTGGATGCCGCCGGGTATCGCCATTTTTCTGACCGTCATCGCCATTAACGTGCTGGGTGATGGCCTGCGCGATGCGCTGGATCCGAAGATGAAACGGAGCCTGAAATGA
- a CDS encoding ABC transporter ATP-binding protein yields the protein MSEPLITFNNLSISFASEQGRVRAVQEVSFAIQAGQTIGVVGESGCGKSVTAMSLMGLLPPQVARIDGGEIRFQGSDLLRLKPSKMADLRGNQLAMIFQEPMTALNPVLTIGEQLCEPLIRHRGETPKAAWAHATQLIADVGLARAESLMSSYPHQLSGGMLQRIMIAMALSCQPKLLIADEPTTALDVTVQAQILRLLRDQARAQQMALMLITHDLGVIAQMAEHVVVMYAGRIVEQGPTADVLRNPLHPYTKGLIASRPVPGERRRRLYSIPGQVPDLAELPPYCAFYDRCERATAQCRAGIPPLIGQTRQAACIHSELAEPIA from the coding sequence ATGAGCGAGCCGCTAATTACCTTTAACAACTTATCCATCTCCTTCGCCAGCGAGCAGGGGCGCGTGCGTGCGGTACAGGAGGTCTCATTTGCCATTCAGGCCGGGCAAACCATTGGCGTGGTGGGTGAATCCGGTTGCGGCAAAAGCGTTACCGCCATGTCGCTGATGGGGCTGTTACCGCCGCAGGTTGCGCGTATCGACGGCGGAGAAATCCGCTTTCAGGGCAGCGATCTGCTGCGCCTGAAGCCGTCGAAAATGGCCGATCTGCGTGGTAATCAGTTAGCGATGATTTTTCAGGAGCCGATGACGGCGCTCAACCCGGTGCTGACCATCGGCGAGCAGCTCTGCGAACCGCTGATTCGCCATCGTGGTGAAACGCCAAAAGCGGCCTGGGCGCATGCCACGCAACTGATCGCCGATGTCGGGCTGGCGCGGGCGGAGAGCCTGATGAGCAGCTATCCGCACCAGCTTTCCGGCGGTATGTTGCAGCGCATCATGATTGCCATGGCGCTAAGCTGCCAGCCGAAACTGCTGATTGCCGACGAGCCCACCACGGCGCTGGATGTCACCGTACAGGCGCAAATCCTGCGTTTACTGCGCGACCAGGCGCGGGCGCAGCAGATGGCGCTGATGCTGATCACCCATGATTTAGGGGTTATCGCGCAGATGGCGGAACATGTCGTGGTGATGTACGCCGGGCGCATTGTTGAGCAAGGTCCGACCGCCGATGTGCTGCGCAACCCGCTGCACCCTTATACCAAAGGGCTGATCGCGTCGCGTCCTGTTCCGGGCGAGCGCCGACGCCGCCTCTATTCCATTCCCGGCCAGGTGCCGGATCTGGCCGAACTGCCGCCGTACTGCGCGTTCTACGATCGCTGTGAACGCGCCACGGCGCAGTGCCGCGCGGGTATTCCGCCGCTTATTGGGCAAACGCGGCAAGCCGCATGTATTCACAGTGAGTTAGCGGAGCCGATCGCATGA
- a CDS encoding ABC transporter ATP-binding protein yields the protein MSQQYVIEVEGLKKHFPLRDGLFGQETGQLRAVDGVSFNIRPGTIFGLVGESGSGKTTVGRTLLGLYDKTAGSVKYRGQELQDLTPKQMRALRPKIQLVFQDPYSSLNPRIRIGDAIGEAMLEHKLCSKAELRDKVLEVMKICGLAPQHYNRFPHEFSGGQRQRIGIARALILNPDFIIADEPISALDVSIQAQIINLFSDLRDDHGVTFLFISHDLGVVEHLCDDVAVMYLGKLVETASRDALFSQPLHPYTQALLAAVPTLDPESEPVAVVQGEIPDPSRPPSGCRFSSRCPQATERCRSEIPELREVRPGHQVACHWVESGQ from the coding sequence ATGAGCCAACAATATGTGATTGAAGTCGAGGGGCTGAAAAAACACTTCCCGCTGCGCGACGGGCTATTTGGTCAGGAAACCGGGCAGCTACGCGCCGTGGACGGCGTCAGTTTTAATATTCGACCCGGCACCATTTTTGGCCTGGTGGGCGAATCCGGCAGCGGTAAAACCACCGTCGGGCGCACGCTGCTGGGGCTGTACGACAAAACGGCGGGTAGCGTGAAGTATCGCGGGCAGGAGTTGCAGGATCTGACGCCGAAACAGATGCGTGCGCTGCGCCCGAAAATCCAGCTGGTGTTTCAGGATCCTTACAGCTCGCTGAACCCGCGCATTCGCATTGGCGATGCGATTGGCGAAGCGATGCTGGAACACAAGTTGTGCAGCAAAGCGGAACTGCGCGACAAAGTGCTGGAGGTGATGAAAATCTGTGGCCTGGCCCCGCAGCATTACAATCGCTTTCCCCATGAGTTCTCCGGCGGCCAGCGCCAGCGTATCGGCATTGCCCGTGCGCTGATCCTCAACCCGGATTTTATTATCGCCGACGAACCGATCTCAGCGCTGGATGTCTCCATTCAGGCGCAAATCATTAATCTGTTTTCCGATTTGCGCGATGACCACGGCGTCACCTTCCTGTTTATCTCCCACGATCTCGGTGTCGTGGAACATTTGTGTGATGACGTAGCGGTGATGTATCTGGGGAAACTGGTGGAAACCGCCAGCCGCGATGCGCTGTTCAGCCAGCCGCTGCACCCTTACACCCAGGCGCTGCTGGCGGCGGTGCCGACGCTCGATCCGGAAAGCGAACCCGTGGCGGTGGTGCAGGGGGAAATCCCCGATCCGTCGCGCCCGCCCTCCGGTTGCCGCTTCTCTTCCCGCTGCCCGCAGGCAACGGAACGCTGTCGCAGCGAAATCCCGGAGCTGCGCGAAGTACGGCCCGGCCATCAGGTGGCGTGCCACTGGGTGGAATCGGGGCAATAA
- a CDS encoding carboxymuconolactone decarboxylase family protein, which translates to MSRLTHIQAEEATGKAAELFTAIKRAMGKVPNAYLTIGSHSPEALGQALQHNAMLTKSSLSAKEREAINLAVSEASGCDYCLAAHTLAAKGAGYSEEQTRQLRRGEYPQDAHIDALVKFVQTLVTTRGTLADDTVAAFRNAGFDDRQVVETISAVSAILFTNMINRVNDTVVDFPKVN; encoded by the coding sequence ATGAGCCGTTTAACCCACATTCAGGCTGAAGAAGCCACCGGTAAAGCCGCAGAATTATTTACTGCCATCAAACGCGCAATGGGCAAAGTGCCGAATGCTTATCTGACCATCGGCAGCCACTCGCCGGAGGCGCTGGGCCAGGCGCTGCAACATAATGCCATGCTGACGAAAAGCAGCCTGAGCGCCAAAGAGCGTGAAGCCATTAACCTTGCCGTCAGCGAAGCAAGCGGCTGTGATTACTGCCTGGCCGCCCACACGCTGGCAGCCAAAGGCGCGGGCTATAGCGAAGAGCAGACCCGGCAGTTGCGTCGCGGCGAATACCCGCAGGATGCGCACATTGATGCGCTGGTGAAATTCGTGCAAACGCTGGTCACCACGCGCGGCACACTGGCTGACGATACCGTTGCCGCCTTTCGCAATGCCGGTTTCGACGATCGCCAGGTGGTAGAAACCATCAGCGCCGTCAGTGCGATTCTGTTCACCAATATGATTAACCGCGTCAATGATACGGTGGTGGATTTCCCGAAAGTGAATTGA